Proteins found in one Amycolatopsis umgeniensis genomic segment:
- a CDS encoding ATP-binding protein — MNGGQADLEAELDRLCRRVAGAAEVTIDLRNRPELRRIRSVAADNLGFGRSEDEPLGALLLVIDELVSNAYRHTDGPAELRVARQVRSFMVEVSDDDPGLAALRSAPTTTHYGLRLVGQLSLDWGFRTERTGKAVWALVPAQMYYER, encoded by the coding sequence GTGAACGGTGGCCAGGCGGATCTGGAAGCGGAACTCGACCGATTGTGCCGCCGGGTCGCCGGCGCCGCGGAAGTCACCATCGACCTGCGAAATCGCCCCGAACTGCGCCGGATCCGGTCCGTGGCCGCCGACAACCTGGGCTTCGGCCGGAGCGAGGACGAACCGCTCGGCGCCCTGCTGCTGGTGATCGACGAGCTGGTCAGCAACGCCTATCGGCATACGGACGGACCTGCCGAGTTGCGTGTCGCGCGGCAGGTCCGCAGCTTCATGGTCGAGGTCTCCGACGATGATCCGGGGCTGGCGGCCCTGCGCTCCGCCCCCACCACGACGCACTACGGTCTCCGGCTGGTCGGCCAGCTTTCCCTCGATTGGGGTTTCCGGACCGAGCGGACCGGGAAAGCGGTTTGGGCGCTGGTTCCCGCGCAGATGTACTACGAGCGATGA
- a CDS encoding NAD(P)-dependent oxidoreductase, protein MGAPQGRPGHGRWETVLIIGIIGAGHIGLASAERLRKLDATTTLVASTVRDGVHGTDDIPRLIADHDIVVIAAPLTLDTRQLVDQKFLAAMPDDALLINVGRGEIVDTDALISELCTGRLRAALDVTRP, encoded by the coding sequence TTGGGCGCACCGCAAGGTCGACCCGGACACGGTCGCTGGGAAACGGTCCTCATCATCGGCATCATCGGCGCCGGCCACATCGGCTTGGCCTCGGCAGAGCGGCTTCGCAAACTCGATGCCACTACCACGCTGGTCGCGAGTACCGTACGGGACGGCGTGCATGGCACCGATGACATTCCGAGGCTGATCGCTGACCACGACATCGTCGTGATCGCGGCACCACTTACCCTCGACACGCGCCAACTGGTCGACCAGAAGTTCCTGGCGGCGATGCCCGACGACGCGCTGCTGATCAACGTCGGACGGGGCGAAATCGTCGACACTGACGCGCTGATCTCTGAACTGTGCACTGGGCGACTCCGCGCAGCTCTTGACGTCACCCGCCCTTAG
- a CDS encoding PIN-like domain-containing protein: MSNARDFANLADSFEGYLTPTDQNYKDLLNSGVVILDANVLLTLYRYAPATRADLLAVLGKLGERLWIPHQVAHEFWKNRENALGDLKKVTKEAAATLNDLSSQASQALATWANRISLNDEKRDNVATPIKKGFESAVKSINDLGDLEGKNGHWDTNKDQILASVQALLVGKVGNRLTEGEEVAARKEAERRIAASEPPGFKDAKKDDPCGDYLFWLQTLQEARRREVDVLIVTDDSRSDDWYRRQGGQTRGPRLELIHEMREFANSRLYMMRTQSLLYHAGRALQVDVSPSSVEEVAQLSEKSSLTSKEAARSSTEVAEHLHSLDSEMEEMALYNKRSDERRNRLSTELSEARTRYEEHLEEIGFHVKRSESPEWDIDAHRKDTLLRFCFLSEDYAARATLMKVRLPRLLDDLTKRHPNDTIFFPVKPSEDVLEILNYYGFGVVWLGLNEWEGNTQAMKAGMVF, from the coding sequence ATGTCCAACGCGCGCGATTTCGCCAACCTGGCTGATAGTTTCGAAGGATACTTAACACCCACAGATCAAAACTATAAGGACCTTTTAAATTCAGGCGTTGTCATACTTGACGCCAACGTACTGTTAACCTTATACAGATACGCGCCAGCGACACGAGCAGATCTACTTGCAGTACTCGGAAAGCTCGGCGAACGCTTATGGATACCACATCAAGTTGCACATGAATTCTGGAAGAACCGAGAGAATGCACTAGGAGATCTCAAGAAAGTCACCAAGGAAGCGGCTGCCACTTTAAATGATCTCTCCTCTCAGGCTTCGCAGGCGCTCGCAACCTGGGCAAATCGAATTTCCTTGAACGACGAGAAGCGAGACAATGTAGCTACTCCCATAAAAAAAGGGTTTGAATCGGCAGTCAAATCAATCAACGACCTAGGCGACCTAGAGGGCAAGAATGGACACTGGGATACAAACAAGGACCAGATACTTGCAAGCGTCCAGGCTCTTTTGGTAGGAAAGGTAGGAAATCGACTTACAGAGGGCGAGGAAGTGGCAGCTCGCAAGGAAGCTGAGCGACGCATTGCGGCCAGTGAGCCTCCCGGATTCAAAGACGCCAAGAAAGATGACCCTTGCGGCGACTACCTCTTCTGGCTGCAAACACTTCAAGAAGCTCGCCGCCGGGAAGTGGATGTTCTAATCGTGACCGACGACTCTCGTAGCGACGATTGGTATCGACGGCAAGGCGGTCAAACGCGAGGTCCACGCCTCGAATTAATTCACGAGATGCGCGAATTTGCTAATTCCAGATTATACATGATGCGAACGCAATCACTTCTCTATCATGCAGGGCGAGCACTGCAAGTTGACGTAAGTCCTTCGTCGGTAGAAGAGGTGGCCCAGTTAAGCGAAAAGTCAAGTTTGACTTCAAAGGAAGCCGCACGAAGCTCGACCGAAGTTGCGGAACATTTGCACAGTCTGGACAGCGAAATGGAGGAGATGGCCCTCTACAATAAAAGGTCGGATGAACGCAGAAATAGACTAAGCACGGAATTGTCCGAAGCTAGAACAAGATACGAAGAACATCTGGAAGAAATAGGCTTCCATGTGAAGAGATCCGAATCACCCGAATGGGACATTGACGCCCACAGGAAGGACACTCTTCTCCGATTCTGCTTCCTGAGCGAGGATTATGCTGCGCGCGCGACCCTGATGAAAGTAAGATTGCCGAGACTGCTCGATGATCTCACTAAGCGTCACCCAAATGACACCATCTTTTTTCCTGTCAAACCAAGTGAAGACGTTCTGGAAATTCTCAATTATTACGGCTTCGGAGTCGTTTGGCTTGGCTTGAACGAATGGGAAGGAAACACTCAGGCAATGAAGGCGGGCATGGTGTTCTAA
- a CDS encoding alkaline phosphatase yields the protein MRGRGLAAATVLVVLCGGSAAVADTTTAGSGARVARNIIYIQGDGLGLGQRDLLRLALKGKRGELAMDGLAATGLVRTSSDDPDEIVTDSAAAATALATGHKTRNGAVGVDVHGRPLETILERSKRAGKSTGLVTTAQVTGASPAAFAAHVPSRDSQSDIAKQYIESSRPDVLLGGGEDWWYPKGNPGLWPDKPGEESRSPYGNLVERAQRTGYTYVRDADELRNTRANRILGLFANEDMVDYGPDGVGKYAPRVPLQQMARKALDTLSKNPRGFFLFLEEEGTDGMSHENNAHGVIDAGRALDATIAEVMRFVRTHPDTLVIIGGDHETGGLSIENYDDSDTDPDQDGPFDVPGSKLQFTADWTTHDHTGADTPVTAEGPGATRLGGTVENTDVYWVMRAASGS from the coding sequence GTGCGCGGACGTGGTCTGGCGGCGGCGACGGTTCTGGTGGTCCTGTGCGGTGGCTCGGCCGCCGTCGCGGACACGACGACGGCGGGGTCCGGCGCGCGGGTGGCGCGCAACATCATCTACATCCAGGGCGACGGCCTGGGCCTCGGTCAGCGGGACCTGCTCCGGCTGGCGCTCAAGGGCAAGCGCGGCGAACTGGCGATGGACGGGCTCGCGGCCACCGGTCTGGTGCGGACGTCTTCGGACGACCCGGACGAGATCGTCACCGATTCCGCCGCGGCGGCCACCGCCCTCGCGACCGGGCACAAGACGCGCAACGGCGCCGTCGGCGTGGACGTCCACGGACGGCCGCTGGAAACGATCCTCGAACGGTCGAAGCGGGCAGGGAAGTCGACAGGCCTGGTCACCACCGCGCAGGTGACGGGTGCCTCGCCTGCGGCGTTCGCGGCGCACGTGCCGAGCCGGGATTCGCAGAGCGACATCGCGAAGCAGTACATCGAAAGCAGCCGTCCGGACGTCTTGCTCGGCGGCGGCGAGGACTGGTGGTACCCGAAGGGGAACCCCGGTCTCTGGCCGGACAAGCCGGGGGAGGAGAGCCGCAGCCCCTACGGCAACCTGGTCGAACGCGCGCAGCGAACGGGCTACACCTACGTGCGTGACGCCGACGAACTGCGGAACACGCGGGCGAACCGGATCCTCGGCCTGTTCGCGAACGAGGACATGGTCGACTACGGCCCGGACGGCGTCGGGAAGTACGCGCCGCGGGTGCCGCTCCAGCAGATGGCGCGCAAGGCGCTGGACACGCTGTCGAAGAACCCGCGCGGCTTCTTCCTCTTCCTGGAAGAAGAGGGAACCGACGGGATGTCGCACGAAAACAACGCCCACGGCGTGATCGACGCGGGCCGCGCCCTCGACGCCACGATCGCCGAGGTCATGCGGTTCGTCCGCACGCACCCCGACACGCTGGTGATCATCGGCGGCGACCACGAGACCGGTGGACTGAGCATCGAGAACTACGACGACTCCGACACCGATCCCGACCAGGACGGCCCGTTCGACGTACCGGGCTCGAAGCTCCAGTTCACTGCGGACTGGACGACGCACGACCACACCGGCGCCGACACCCCCGTCACCGCCGAAGGCCCCGGCGCCACCCGTTTGGGTGGCACGGTCGAGAACACCGACGTCTACTGGGTGATGCGGGCGGCAAGCGGGTCATGA
- a CDS encoding histidine kinase — translation MTVLAEVLLAGFVAGVTIFLSDLLPAWGWPEVFSPSAPVLTAVIACAVVLTVARRRFAVTALLAATVLFGLFPATGVALAVIAYTAGTRDRRWPLFGLAALLPAAVVLLTQPAFRWQYVLVVIAVSTVSCLVLPALVGAMQAQQVRLVVALRERAESLAEARQVTRERARLEERSRIAEEMHDQLGHRLSLITMFSGALEVAAEGRDPELRQAARHVRTTAKVALEELRQSLGILRPGGEPVEPAEATDAAGTESDIADLVASSRDAGLDVTFEWRGTDLDGVRPPVRRAVHRVVREALTNVHKHAAAASVSVVVDHGPDLVKIVVRNGAEPVVGERLPGTGRGLVGLRERVRLLGGTFTAGPDPDGGFAVTADLPKRADAPLAEEAGEDPPVADTGKRPGRILSGLMLTTGLAAVAALLLTTLAFVPPLTPADHEDPLASVKIGMTPEEVEAWFGPNEPSAQVAAQGHEPPIPEDTYCVYAPADDPPDAETAAIFRFCFGDNGLVEKTWFEVPVPR, via the coding sequence GTGACCGTGCTCGCGGAGGTACTCCTCGCCGGATTCGTCGCGGGCGTGACGATCTTCCTCTCCGATCTGCTGCCCGCGTGGGGCTGGCCGGAGGTGTTCTCCCCGTCGGCGCCGGTGCTGACCGCGGTGATCGCGTGCGCCGTCGTGCTGACGGTGGCGCGCCGCCGGTTCGCGGTGACCGCGCTGCTCGCCGCGACGGTGCTGTTCGGGTTGTTCCCCGCCACCGGTGTCGCTCTCGCCGTCATCGCGTACACGGCGGGGACGCGGGACCGGCGGTGGCCGCTGTTCGGCCTCGCGGCGCTGCTCCCGGCCGCCGTCGTACTGCTGACCCAGCCCGCTTTCCGCTGGCAGTACGTGCTCGTGGTGATCGCCGTCTCGACGGTGTCCTGCCTCGTCCTGCCCGCGCTGGTCGGCGCGATGCAGGCGCAGCAGGTCCGGCTGGTGGTGGCGTTGCGGGAGCGGGCGGAATCGCTCGCGGAAGCCCGTCAGGTGACCAGGGAACGGGCGCGGCTGGAAGAACGTTCGCGGATCGCCGAGGAGATGCACGATCAGCTCGGGCACCGGCTCAGCCTCATCACGATGTTCTCGGGCGCGCTGGAGGTCGCCGCCGAGGGCAGGGATCCGGAGCTGCGGCAGGCGGCGCGGCACGTCCGGACCACGGCGAAGGTCGCGCTCGAGGAACTGCGGCAGTCCCTCGGCATCCTGCGGCCGGGCGGGGAACCGGTGGAGCCCGCGGAGGCCACCGACGCGGCCGGGACCGAGAGCGATATCGCGGATCTGGTGGCGTCCTCGCGCGACGCCGGCCTCGACGTGACGTTCGAGTGGCGCGGGACGGACCTCGACGGCGTCCGGCCACCGGTCCGCCGCGCCGTGCACCGGGTGGTGCGGGAGGCGCTGACCAACGTCCACAAACACGCCGCCGCGGCTTCGGTCTCCGTCGTCGTCGACCATGGCCCCGACCTGGTGAAGATCGTGGTGCGCAACGGTGCCGAGCCGGTCGTGGGGGAGCGGTTGCCCGGCACCGGGCGAGGGCTCGTCGGCCTTCGCGAGCGTGTCCGTCTCCTCGGTGGCACGTTCACGGCCGGGCCGGATCCGGATGGTGGCTTCGCCGTCACGGCGGATCTGCCGAAGCGGGCGGACGCGCCTCTGGCCGAAGAAGCGGGCGAAGACCCGCCTGTCGCGGATACCGGGAAGCGGCCGGGCCGGATCCTGTCCGGTCTGATGCTGACCACCGGCCTCGCCGCCGTCGCCGCGCTGCTGCTGACGACGCTGGCCTTCGTACCGCCGCTCACCCCCGCCGACCACGAGGATCCGCTCGCCAGCGTCAAGATCGGGATGACACCGGAAGAGGTCGAGGCCTGGTTCGGTCCGAACGAACCCTCCGCTCAGGTCGCCGCGCAGGGCCACGAGCCGCCGATCCCCGAGGACACCTACTGCGTCTACGCCCCCGCGGACGATCCGCCGGACGCCGAAACCGCCGCGATCTTCCGGTTCTGTTTCGGCGACAACGGGTTGGTGGAGAAGACATGGTTCGAAGTCCCGGTGCCACGATGA
- a CDS encoding response regulator: MVRSPGATMIRVLLADDEPLLRAGARLLLNQAGDIDVVAEASDGAEAIDVVRRMPVDVALMDIRMPRVDGLAAVEELGRVAPGVRVIMLTTFGDEAYVARALRAGAAGFLLKDTDPAQLIQAVRSAATGDAVLSPRIAKQVIDRFRDTDAADAESVARAKRRLEGLTARELDVLVRVGRGLGNAEIAGELRLSSGTVKIHVSRILAKLGCANRVQAAILAHDAGMLRG; the protein is encoded by the coding sequence ATGGTTCGAAGTCCCGGTGCCACGATGATCCGGGTTCTGCTCGCCGACGACGAACCGCTGCTGCGAGCGGGCGCACGACTCCTGCTGAACCAGGCGGGCGACATCGACGTCGTGGCCGAGGCGTCCGACGGCGCGGAGGCGATCGACGTCGTCCGGCGGATGCCCGTGGACGTCGCGCTGATGGACATCAGGATGCCCAGGGTCGACGGGCTCGCCGCGGTGGAGGAGCTCGGCCGGGTCGCGCCGGGGGTGCGGGTCATCATGCTCACCACGTTCGGGGACGAGGCCTACGTGGCGAGGGCGCTGCGCGCGGGAGCGGCCGGTTTCCTGCTCAAGGACACCGATCCGGCACAGCTCATCCAAGCCGTGCGGTCGGCCGCCACCGGCGACGCGGTGCTGTCACCCAGGATCGCGAAGCAGGTCATCGACCGGTTCCGGGACACCGACGCGGCCGACGCCGAGAGCGTCGCGCGGGCAAAGCGGAGGCTCGAGGGGCTGACCGCCCGCGAACTCGACGTCCTGGTGCGGGTGGGGCGGGGGTTGGGCAACGCGGAGATCGCGGGGGAACTGCGGCTGTCGAGCGGAACGGTGAAGATCCACGTCAGCCGGATCCTCGCCAAGCTCGGCTGCGCGAACCGCGTCCAGGCGGCGATCCTCGCCCACGACGCCGGGATGCTGCGCGGCTGA
- a CDS encoding alpha/beta fold hydrolase, with product MSWKCVVLSVALVAGCTTSQGSPAPVAKVDEPEHQASLTSFYRQGLDWRPCEAFHCAKLTVPADYRRPDGPKFTLPLIKAGATRPENRLGTLVAGAGGPGQSGVAMVKDVAGTWPASVRERFDLVGFDPRGIGGSEPRIRCDTEGEPTSKAPEGLPLIGAEVPKTRQYAEACLRGTGEDVLRHLGTDDVVSDLDVLRVVTGQEKLNYLGYSYGTRIGQLYADRFPKKVRAMVLDGVDNTYLDWRADTVEQAKSVEDTLLTYARQCATRTSKPCPGEDETEILATVDRVLSKADKAGDSEGLRDEISSKLTFPADWAELSEIILGADAPADDSPEDDGPAETSTDTTDALTVVNCLDRAHPTDLAAYEEAARELRRVSRLSSGTEALGCAFLPTSTTPARTVRADGAPPILLVGTTRDAATPYGWAQHLAGTLKSAVLLSNEDVGHAVYGGGASCVDEGVSRYLVDLTIPAAPARCATGPV from the coding sequence GTGAGCTGGAAGTGTGTGGTGCTGTCCGTCGCGCTGGTCGCCGGATGCACGACGTCGCAAGGAAGCCCGGCGCCGGTGGCCAAAGTGGACGAACCGGAACACCAGGCTTCGCTGACGTCGTTCTACCGTCAGGGCCTGGACTGGCGGCCGTGTGAGGCGTTCCACTGCGCGAAGCTGACCGTGCCGGCGGATTACCGGCGACCCGACGGGCCGAAGTTCACGCTGCCGTTGATCAAAGCCGGAGCGACCCGGCCGGAAAACCGGCTCGGCACGCTCGTCGCCGGCGCGGGTGGCCCCGGGCAATCCGGGGTCGCCATGGTGAAGGACGTCGCGGGCACTTGGCCCGCCTCGGTCCGGGAACGGTTCGACCTGGTCGGCTTCGACCCGCGGGGAATCGGCGGCAGTGAACCGCGGATCCGGTGCGACACCGAAGGCGAACCCACTTCGAAGGCGCCCGAGGGGCTGCCGCTGATCGGCGCCGAGGTCCCGAAAACGCGGCAGTACGCCGAGGCGTGCCTGCGGGGCACCGGTGAGGACGTGCTGCGGCATCTGGGCACCGACGACGTCGTCAGCGACCTCGACGTCCTGCGCGTGGTCACCGGTCAGGAAAAGCTGAACTACCTCGGTTACTCCTACGGGACGCGGATCGGGCAGTTGTACGCCGACCGGTTCCCGAAGAAGGTTCGCGCGATGGTGCTCGACGGCGTCGACAACACCTATCTGGATTGGCGGGCCGACACCGTCGAGCAGGCGAAGAGCGTCGAAGACACGCTGCTCACCTACGCGAGGCAATGCGCCACCAGGACGAGCAAGCCGTGCCCTGGCGAGGACGAGACCGAAATCCTCGCCACGGTGGACAGGGTGCTGTCCAAGGCGGACAAAGCGGGCGACAGCGAGGGTCTCCGTGACGAGATCTCCTCGAAGCTCACTTTTCCGGCGGACTGGGCGGAGCTGTCCGAGATCATCCTCGGCGCCGACGCTCCGGCGGACGACTCGCCGGAGGACGACGGCCCGGCGGAGACCTCGACCGACACGACCGACGCGCTCACCGTCGTCAATTGCCTGGACCGCGCGCATCCCACGGACCTGGCCGCGTACGAGGAAGCCGCGCGAGAGCTGCGCCGGGTGTCCCGGCTCTCCTCCGGCACGGAGGCGCTCGGCTGCGCCTTCCTGCCGACCTCGACGACTCCGGCCCGGACGGTCCGCGCCGACGGCGCGCCACCCATCCTGCTCGTCGGGACCACGAGAGACGCCGCCACCCCTTATGGCTGGGCGCAGCATCTGGCAGGCACTCTCAAATCGGCGGTGCTGCTGTCCAATGAGGACGTCGGGCACGCCGTCTACGGCGGCGGCGCGTCCTGTGTGGACGAAGGTGTCAGCCGGTATCTGGTCGACTTGACGATTCCCGCCGCCCCGGCCCGCTGCGCCACCGGTCCCGTGTGA
- a CDS encoding Asp23/Gls24 family envelope stress response protein has product MTNTATTAKPTSNSHSAAPAENGALVSTQGVTTIADTVVQKVAGLATREITGVHALGGGAVRAFNALRERIPGATASAGQGVSVEVGERQAAVDLQIVVEYGVAIADLAKSVRRNVIGAVEQMTGLEVVEVNINVSDVHIPGDDDTDEQPESGRVQ; this is encoded by the coding sequence ATGACGAACACCGCCACCACCGCCAAGCCGACTTCGAACTCCCACTCCGCCGCCCCCGCCGAGAACGGCGCGCTCGTCTCCACCCAGGGCGTGACCACGATCGCCGACACCGTCGTGCAGAAGGTCGCGGGCCTCGCGACCCGTGAGATCACCGGCGTCCACGCGCTCGGCGGTGGCGCCGTGCGGGCGTTCAACGCGCTGCGCGAGCGCATCCCGGGCGCCACCGCGTCCGCCGGGCAGGGTGTCTCCGTCGAGGTCGGCGAACGCCAGGCCGCCGTCGACCTGCAGATCGTCGTCGAATACGGCGTCGCGATCGCGGATCTCGCCAAGTCCGTGCGCCGCAACGTGATCGGCGCCGTCGAGCAGATGACCGGACTCGAGGTCGTCGAGGTCAACATCAACGTGTCCGACGTGCACATCCCGGGCGACGACGACACCGACGAGCAGCCCGAGTCCGGCCGCGTCCAGTGA
- a CDS encoding alkaline shock response membrane anchor protein AmaP produces the protein MTDLNRPARLNRTLLVLTGLVLLAGGGFAVGTHFGKIPLLAPGTTLVPGTALPPGWAWYAVAGGAVVVGLLALRWLIAQPVRKPKSRTWRFDQDTGQTALAASTAVEPFVAEVATYPGVHAAHATLGGTQDSPVLAVVLSAEQDGDLAAIRERVTEEGLPRLRQALDLGELPMTIEFRFSAKTGSRIH, from the coding sequence ATGACCGACCTCAACCGTCCCGCCCGTCTGAACCGCACCCTTCTGGTGCTGACCGGTCTCGTACTGCTCGCCGGTGGCGGGTTCGCCGTCGGCACCCATTTCGGCAAGATCCCCCTGCTCGCGCCCGGCACCACGCTCGTTCCCGGCACGGCACTGCCGCCCGGCTGGGCCTGGTACGCCGTCGCCGGGGGTGCGGTGGTCGTCGGGCTGCTGGCGCTGCGCTGGCTCATCGCGCAGCCCGTCCGCAAACCCAAGTCCCGCACCTGGCGTTTCGACCAGGACACGGGCCAGACCGCGCTGGCCGCGAGCACCGCGGTGGAACCGTTCGTGGCGGAGGTGGCGACCTATCCCGGCGTCCACGCCGCGCACGCCACGCTGGGTGGCACCCAGGACTCGCCGGTGCTGGCCGTGGTGCTGAGCGCCGAGCAGGACGGCGATCTGGCCGCCATCCGCGAACGGGTCACCGAGGAAGGCCTGCCGCGCCTGCGTCAGGCGCTGGACCTCGGCGAACTCCCGATGACCATCGAGTTCCGCTTCTCCGCCAAAACCGGTTCCAGAATTCACTAG
- a CDS encoding Asp23/Gls24 family envelope stress response protein — translation MTTMTPAAPETDGRGGLTVAVGAVERIAARAITELDGIGGAASRVLGIAVGGEDLDQGAKVSANVTGSTATLDVRLSVTYPLSVRATTETARKHLIHRVGELSGLTVTRVDITVTALHSAETETRRVR, via the coding sequence ATGACGACCATGACCCCCGCCGCGCCGGAAACGGACGGGCGCGGCGGGCTGACCGTGGCCGTCGGTGCCGTCGAACGGATCGCCGCACGGGCGATCACCGAACTCGACGGCATCGGCGGCGCGGCCTCCCGGGTGCTCGGGATCGCGGTCGGCGGCGAAGACCTCGACCAAGGCGCCAAGGTGAGCGCGAACGTCACCGGCTCGACGGCCACTTTGGACGTCCGGCTGTCGGTGACGTACCCGCTTTCGGTCCGCGCCACCACCGAAACCGCGCGGAAGCACTTGATCCACCGCGTCGGCGAACTCTCGGGCCTGACCGTCACCCGGGTCGACATCACCGTGACGGCCCTGCACTCCGCGGAGACCGAAACGAGGAGGGTCCGATGA
- a CDS encoding DUF6286 domain-containing protein, with the protein MKRRPRRSLPAVLVALVVLAGCVLAAAVAVQTIIGEKPWISYDAVASALHDTRWSDPIPAIAGGVVALIGLLLLVSAIVPGRPTVLPLEGGTDTGASRRSYRSTLRTAASTVDGVSAAKLKVKRRGIVSVVTTGRTNTAGLADAVRAAIEHRLAQIGPATVPAVRVRVKATRSAS; encoded by the coding sequence ATGAAACGGCGCCCCCGCCGCAGCCTTCCGGCCGTACTCGTCGCCCTCGTGGTGCTCGCCGGCTGTGTCCTGGCCGCCGCCGTCGCGGTCCAGACGATCATCGGGGAGAAACCGTGGATCAGTTACGACGCCGTCGCGTCCGCGCTGCACGACACCCGATGGAGTGATCCGATTCCGGCGATCGCCGGTGGTGTGGTCGCGCTGATCGGCCTGCTGCTCCTCGTGAGCGCGATCGTCCCGGGAAGGCCGACCGTGCTGCCGCTCGAAGGCGGCACGGACACCGGCGCCTCCCGGCGCAGCTACCGGTCGACACTGCGCACCGCCGCCTCCACTGTGGACGGCGTTTCGGCGGCGAAGCTGAAGGTCAAGCGGCGCGGCATCGTCTCGGTGGTGACCACCGGGCGGACCAACACCGCGGGACTCGCCGACGCCGTCCGCGCCGCCATCGAGCACCGTCTCGCCCAGATCGGCCCCGCGACCGTGCCCGCCGTGCGGGTCCGGGTCAAGGCCACCAGGAGCGCGTCATGA
- a CDS encoding ANTAR domain-containing response regulator, which produces MTEQAAEANGAVAAPQRRVLVAEDEALIRLDLVEMLREEGYEVVGEAGDGEQAINLATELKPDLVILDVKMPKLDGIEAASKITGDRIAPVVILTAFSQRDLVERARDAGTMAYLVKPFAKRDLVPAIELAVSRFAELQALESEVAGLTDRLETRKVIDRAKGLLMSRQGLTEPDAFRWIQRTAMDRRTTMKAVAEAVVESIGG; this is translated from the coding sequence GTGACCGAGCAGGCTGCCGAGGCCAACGGTGCCGTCGCCGCACCCCAGCGGCGGGTGCTCGTGGCCGAAGATGAGGCCCTCATCCGTCTGGACCTCGTCGAGATGCTCCGCGAAGAGGGCTACGAGGTTGTCGGTGAGGCCGGGGATGGCGAGCAGGCCATCAACCTTGCCACCGAATTGAAGCCCGACCTGGTGATTCTCGACGTCAAGATGCCCAAGCTCGACGGGATCGAGGCCGCTTCCAAGATCACCGGCGACCGGATCGCGCCGGTCGTCATTCTCACCGCGTTCAGCCAGCGCGACCTCGTCGAGCGGGCGAGGGACGCGGGCACGATGGCGTACCTGGTCAAACCGTTCGCCAAGCGGGACCTGGTGCCCGCCATCGAGCTGGCCGTGAGCCGGTTCGCCGAGCTCCAGGCGCTCGAGTCCGAGGTGGCGGGCCTCACCGACAGGCTCGAGACCCGCAAGGTCATCGACAGGGCCAAGGGCCTGCTGATGAGCCGTCAGGGGCTCACCGAGCCGGACGCGTTCCGTTGGATACAGCGCACCGCGATGGACCGCAGGACCACGATGAAGGCGGTGGCCGAGGCCGTCGTCGAGAGCATCGGCGGCTGA